From one Formosa sediminum genomic stretch:
- a CDS encoding HAD family hydrolase — translation MIKTIIFDFGDVFINLDKVGALEQALVNFKLDSLPEDLVHVNSLYEMGLMETSEFMEFYESAFPDVTSEKILEIWNSILKDFPHHRLEFLKALSDSKKYKLILLSNTNDLHIEFVKTYVPFFNEFKSYFDVFYLSHEINLRKPNADIFEFVLNENNLIASETLFVDDLAENTAAAEQLGIHTWNINPETEDVTTLFETKKELFS, via the coding sequence ATGATTAAAACTATTATATTCGATTTTGGAGACGTTTTTATCAATTTAGATAAAGTCGGTGCACTAGAACAAGCTTTAGTTAATTTTAAACTAGACAGTCTTCCTGAAGACTTAGTACATGTAAATAGTCTTTACGAAATGGGACTGATGGAGACTTCAGAATTTATGGAATTTTATGAGTCTGCTTTCCCCGATGTAACGTCAGAAAAAATACTAGAAATTTGGAACTCTATCTTAAAAGACTTTCCTCACCACCGTTTAGAATTTTTAAAAGCACTGTCTGATAGTAAAAAGTACAAATTAATATTATTAAGCAACACTAACGATTTACACATCGAATTTGTAAAAACTTACGTACCATTTTTTAATGAGTTTAAAAGTTATTTTGATGTCTTTTACTTATCTCACGAAATTAATCTTAGAAAACCCAATGCAGATATTTTTGAATTCGTTTTAAATGAAAATAATTTAATAGCTTCTGAAACTTTATTCGTTGATGATTTAGCCGAAAACACAGCTGCTGCAGAACAGTTAGGCATACATACATGGAACATTAACCCCGAAACAGAAGATGTTACCACCTTATTTGAAACTAAAAAAGAACTATTCAGTTAA